The following DNA comes from Pseudanabaena yagii GIHE-NHR1.
ATGGAAGCACTATACCTAAAAAGCCAGAAATACGCGCACAAGGAAATTATACAACTGCTAAGAATCAGTGAACCGACACTGTTGAACTATTTACGAGATTATAAAGAGGGAGGGATAAGCAAACTCAAAGA
Coding sequences within:
- a CDS encoding helix-turn-helix domain-containing protein gives rise to the protein MLRITFTKEEIDALHYERFHHPHPRVQRKMEALYLKSQKYAHKEIIQLLRISEPTLLNYLRDYKEGGISKLK